The following proteins come from a genomic window of Anopheles ziemanni chromosome 3, idAnoZiCoDA_A2_x.2, whole genome shotgun sequence:
- the LOC131285875 gene encoding uncharacterized protein LOC131285875: MRHSTESTLHVRIFQLLSMATSTATTVDRIAHGAVYSPGGGGVYGGNDDLPREAGGDPVFAVLPSQDVNPDYYITQTVYGFLDFTTTIGNTVMIFSPQSAAPVVTEPPKTTAAPPPVIETTPSTTTTTEEAVREIKPSKTVVLPVQPKEKVSIVQVLPETPKPPTSKPPGPLKFVPKAVPKVAIKPILKPKPKVVEVTPVKVVEQEQQQPERFIVKPVPKSVIIKPVAPIVKVVATKVEPTTTTTTEEPPVESEEEEEEATSEEQEVEPEQHEEQQEEEEEQDAEEQHEQTEAVEEEPEADEDEAKPVEKVVPVEPVQVTEKPKTLVVEAVKEVIAEKVTTTSTTTTTTEEPELKEEEHEEHSPIMFSNISEDEVKSKKVSAEPATHEEQQDEDEEHEQEDDEEDEEADEPVPVLQIGNNIGEPEYDFLSRQPSEFVEETFRVVNLRPTAAAAHPASAAAQPAPREKAAKPKRGNKGHHHPTGLVTKLGGTVVKEGVTTVHETSVIGTYISGKYAQVLQSTSHVIQGNQGGAAAAAAQAAGGAENRRVKLNPSSTLRILKTAAPALNKTPRYNPEAASIITPSPATHATLEDTGLPLENLFASQPSSSLVRPSRRLPGSASGNFKNRLKNRITKDENEQQQEQAEQEPSTPQATVTPQPAPAYGKKPAGSRYRNTQIVKPVAKNQRYNRYSTSSVELATVSVFSEPSTTTPGYQNRRNKSSRNGFKPTSSHSAQQTAAVPQQPASDRRSFKPRPQPSAPQEQEPGQTTSLYKFKLNRSPGRWQYKSPAKPTVAIRKQSAVKPVGAGTGKDQVLENLTAAPLSDTSVQSNDIAQSLPDHAEKVDTDTDLDQSGSVHGNVLNDAENDNQIERRYPIETLKVEISTPADFRDTYYEIATIKSPYTFQVGTVKNTRYITVTSTIEKVLEQETATITPSLTEPLTENILATTTHIDKESNLLDSSIATLPPISLGPDTETPPLETLTETFSTTQAMLKTHILPVIHEGDTTSYTLIQTYHVTRLVTATKTLPPMELYHFVPSRTLNEFNSRLDEAGSELHLELEFGDDNENEDDDKPKRERLPSDLDLSSIGSDFDLSEVDKTNIPENIRPKKKITGSNKDNRVTTEAPVTTPALTPEQLQQLALLRLLNPAAAAQIPSVITSSKPVYKLETVYESHVLPIINGHNTILSTISRPIGTITKTNYEIVTTTLPSLPLPPIPQLNPLLLQQQQQQQQQQQQLQIQSTPVVTQTIVTETNSKVLKLTFGAKTAYTTLYSTTVVPTVLTTYLTQSVSVQPTAAAFPGYFPNPYAPFPFVG, translated from the exons CACACGGTGCCGTTTATTCgcccggcggtggcggcgtcTACGGTGGAAATGACGATCTGCCAAGGGAGGCCGGTGGCGATCCGGTGTTTGCGGTGCTGCCGAGCCAGGACGTCAATCCCGACTACTACATCACGCAGACGGTGTACGGATTTCTCgacttcaccaccaccatcggcaACACGGTGATGATCTTTTCGCCCCAAAGTGCAGCTCCGGTAGTTACAG AACCACCGAAAACAACAGCCGCACCACCGCCGGTGATCGAGACGACGCCCAGCACGACGACCACCACGGAGGAAGCGGTGCGGGAGATCAAACCAAGCAAAACGGTCGTCTTACCGGTGCAGCCCAAGGAGAAGGTCAGCATCGTCCAGGTGCTGCCGGAAACACCAAAACCACCGACCAGCAAACCACCCGGTCCGCTAAAGTTCGTCCCGAAGGCCGTGCCGAAGGTGGCGATCAAGCCGATTCTCAAGCCCAAACCGAAGGTGGTCGAGGTGACCCCGGTGAAGGTGGTCGAGCAGGAGCAACAGCAACCGGAACGGTTCATCGTCAAGCCGGTCCCGAAGTCGGTCATCATCAAACCGGTGGCACCGATCGTGAAGGTTGTCGCGACGAAGGTTGaaccgacgacaacgacgaccacGGAGGAACCACCGGTAGAATcagaggaggaagaggaagaggccACTTCGGAGGAGCAGGAAGTGGAGCCGGAACAGCATGAGGAGCAAcaagaggaggaagaagaacaGGACGCCGAAGAACAGCACGAACAAACTGAAGCGGTAGAAGAGGAACCGGAAGCGGATGAAGATGAAGCGAAACCGGTTGAAAAGGTGGTACCGGTTGAACCGGTTCAGGTGACCGAAAAACCGAAAACGCTTGTAGTGGAAGCTGTGAAGGAGGTTATTGCCGAAAAAGTGACCACGACATccacgacaacgacgaccacGGAGGAACCGGAGCTGAAGGAAGAGGAACACGAAGAACACTCGCCGATAATGTTCTCAAACATTTCCGAGGACGAAGTGAAGAGCAAGAAGGTGTCCGCCGAGCCAGCGACGCACGAGGAGCAGCAGGACGAGGATGAGGAGCACGAGCAGGAGGACGACGAAGAGGACGAGGAGGCGGACGAGCCGGTGCCGGTGCTGCAGATCGGCAACAACATCGGCGAGCCGGAGTACGACTTCCTCTCGCGCCAACCGTCCGAGTTCGTCGAGGAGACGTTCCGCGTGGTCAACCTGCGCCCGACGGCGGCCGCAGCACACCCGGCATCGGCCGCCGCCCAACCGGCGCCCCGCGAGAAGGCGGCCAAGCCGAAGCGAGGTAATAAGGGCCACCATCACCCGACCGGACTGGTGACCAAGCTCGGGGGCACCGTGGTCAAGGAGGGCGTCACCACCGTCCACGAGACCAGCGTGATCGGCACCTACATTTCAGGAAAGTATGCGCAGGTCCTACAAAGCACGTCTCATGTCATTCAAGGTAACCAAGGTggagcggcagcggcggcggctcAGGCGGCCGGCGGCGCCGAAAATCGGCGCGTCAAGCTGAACCCCAGCTCGACGCTGCGCATTCTCAAGACGGCGGCGCCGGCGCTGAACAAGACGCCGCGCTACAACCCGGAGGCGGCCTCGATCATAACGCCGTCGCCGGCGACGCACGCCACCCTCGAGGACACCGGGCTGCCGCTGGAGAACCTGTtcgccagccagcccagctcgAGCCTGGTGCGGCCGTCGCGCCGCCTCCCGGGTAGCGCCAGCGGCAACTTCAAGAACCGCCTCAAGAACCGCATCACCAAGGACGAgaacgagcagcagcaggagcaggcCGAGCAGGAGCCGAGCACGCCGCAGGCCACCGTCACCCCGCAGCCCGCCCCCGCCTACGGCAAGAAGCCCGCCGGCAGCCGCTACCGCAACACGCAGATCGTAAAGCCCGTCGCCAAGAA TCAGAGATATAATCGTTATTCTACATCTAGTGTGGAGTTGGCTACGGTGTCCGTTTTTAGTGAGCCAAGCACCACGACCCCGGGCTATCAGAACCGGCGCAATAAATCCTCACGTAACGGTTTCAAACCAACATCATCCCACAGCGCGCAACAGACGGCCGCGGTGCCGCAGCAACCCGCGTCCGACCGGCGATCGTTCAAGCCCCGGCCGCAACCGTCCGCCCCGCAGGAGCAGGAACCGGGCCAGACCACGAGTCTGTACAAGTTCAAGCTGAACCGATCGCCGGGCCGCTGGCAGTATAAGTCCCCGGCCAAGCCGACCGTTGCGATACGGAAGCAGAGTGCGGTAAAGCCGGTCGGTGCCGGCACGGGCAAGGATCAGGTACTGGAAAATCTTACCGCCGCACCGCTTTCCGACACCTCCGTACAGTCTAATGATATTGCGCAGTCACTGCCGGACCACGCGGAGAAGGTGGACACGGACACGGACCTGGACCAGTCCGGCTCGGTGCACGGGAATGTGCTGAACGACGCCGAGAACGACAACCAGATCGAGCGCCGCTACCCGATCGAGACGCTGAAGGTGGAAATTTCGACGCCGGCCGACTTCCGGGACACGTACTACGAGATTGCGACTATCAAGTCGCCCTACACTTTCCAG GTTGGAACGGTCAAGAACACGCGGTACATCACCGTCACGTCAACAATCGAGAAGGTACTCGAACAGGAAACGGCCACCATTACGCCCTCGCTGACGGAACCACTGACGGAGAATATCCTCGCCACTACGACGCACATCGACAAGGAAAGTAATTTACTTGACTCCAGCATTGCCACGCTGCCACCTATCTCGCTTGGACCCGATACGGAGACACCTCCACTGGAAACCCTTACGGAAACGTTCAGCACCACTCAGGCTATGCTGAAGACGCACATTCTGCCAGTGATCCACGAAGGCGATACGACTTCCTACACGCTTATCCAAACGTACCACGTGACACGTCTGGTAACTGCCACCAAGACGCTCCCTCCGATGGAACTGTACCACTTTGTACCTTCGCGCACTCTGAACGAGTTCAACAGTCGGCTGGATGAGGCTGGTTCCGAGTTGCACCTCGAGCTGGAGTTCGGTGATGATAACGAgaacgaggacgacgacaaGCCGAAGCGCGAGCGACTACCCTCGGACCTGGACCTCTCTAGCATCGGTTCGGACTTTGACCTATCGGAGGTGGACAAGACGAACATCCCGGAGAACATCCGgccgaagaagaagatcacTGGCAGCAACAAGGACAACCGAGTCACCACGGAAGCTCCCGTCACGACACCCGCCCTAACGCCGGAGCAGCTCCAACAGCTGGCCCTTCTCCGCTTGCTCAACCCGGCTGCCGCCGCCCAGATTCCCTCGGTCATCACCTCCTCCAAGCCGGTCTACAAACTGGAGACGGTTTACGAATCGCACGTCCTCCCGATCATCAACGGACACAACACGATCCTCAGCACCATCTCGCGCCCGATCGGAACGATCACCAAGACGAACTACGAGATCGTCACCACGACCCTTCCCTCGCTCCCACTCCCGCCCATCCCGCAGCTCAACCCCCTGCTTctccaacagcaacagcaacaacaacagcagcagcagcagctccagaTCCAGTCCACACCCGTCGTCACGCAGACGATCGTCACCGAGACGAACAGCAAGGTGCTGAAGCTGACGTTCGGCGCCAAGACGGCCTACACCACGCTCTACTCGACCACGGTCGTGCCGACGGTGCTCACCACCTACCTGACGCAGTCGGTGTCTGTGCAGCCGACGGCGGCCGCCTTCCCCGGCTACTTCCCCAATCCCTACGCTCCCTTCCCGTTCGTGGGATAG